From Chryseobacterium salivictor, a single genomic window includes:
- a CDS encoding BspA family leucine-rich repeat surface protein, with amino-acid sequence MRKTLLFSFLFMTMVWIDAQIITKWNTNANNDNSKEITIASKGSFNYTYVKANNASVTGSGTCHSSVNIIQLPSIGEYIVTITPILNYSFKFDFGNKDIPADVKNKFTELQQWGPQTWNLYLSGMFSECSKLKITATDVPNFIAVLSMREMFYGCSSITTIPNANSWNTGNVVDMGSMFYGAKAFNQDIGSWSTANVTNMSSMFNEASVFNQDIGSWNTYNVTNMGSMFRLAYSFNQNIGSWNTTNVLNMSGMFARATKFNQDIGNWNTSKVIYMDAMFYGATAFNQNIGNWDTGKVTLMSDMFTAATAFNQDIGNWNTAAVNNMSAMFKGAKNFNQNLGRWNTVNVYNMSDMFNGATVFNQNLGSWTLNKDVNLTGLLSSAGLNCENYSKTLKGWAENSDTPIGRTFNPPGLKYGKEGKVYRDFLTKSAVQGGKGWNIYGDAYDSTCNGTLSVTDLGEKNVKLYPNPVKDRLHFSEEVSNIKITDLTGRMVKGIAASVKTADVAHLAKGVYLISATTKEGKVISKKIVKE; translated from the coding sequence ATGAGGAAAACATTACTTTTCAGTTTTTTATTTATGACCATGGTTTGGATCGACGCACAGATCATCACCAAGTGGAATACGAACGCCAACAACGATAATTCCAAAGAAATTACCATTGCCTCAAAAGGCAGTTTTAATTATACTTATGTAAAAGCTAATAATGCCTCGGTTACGGGAAGCGGAACCTGTCATTCCAGTGTTAATATTATACAATTACCGTCCATAGGGGAATATATTGTAACGATAACTCCTATTCTAAATTATTCTTTCAAATTTGATTTCGGTAACAAGGATATACCGGCTGATGTAAAAAACAAGTTTACCGAGCTGCAGCAGTGGGGACCTCAAACATGGAACCTTTATTTATCCGGCATGTTCAGCGAGTGTTCCAAACTGAAAATAACGGCCACAGATGTCCCTAATTTTATTGCGGTTTTAAGTATGAGGGAAATGTTTTACGGATGTTCATCAATAACCACTATTCCCAATGCCAACAGTTGGAATACAGGAAATGTTGTCGACATGGGCTCCATGTTTTATGGAGCTAAAGCTTTCAATCAGGATATCGGAAGTTGGAGCACTGCGAATGTTACCAATATGTCCAGTATGTTTAATGAAGCTTCCGTTTTTAATCAAGACATCGGGAGTTGGAATACATATAACGTTACTAATATGGGCTCTATGTTCAGATTAGCTTATTCTTTTAACCAGAATATCGGAAGTTGGAATACTACTAATGTTCTCAATATGTCTGGAATGTTTGCTAGAGCAACTAAATTCAACCAGGACATCGGAAATTGGAATACCTCTAAAGTTATCTATATGGACGCTATGTTTTATGGAGCTACGGCCTTCAACCAAAACATCGGAAATTGGGACACCGGAAAAGTTACATTAATGAGCGATATGTTTACCGCAGCTACCGCTTTCAACCAAGATATTGGCAATTGGAATACCGCTGCTGTGAACAATATGAGCGCTATGTTTAAAGGAGCTAAAAATTTCAACCAGAATCTTGGCAGATGGAATACGGTAAATGTATATAATATGAGTGATATGTTTAATGGCGCTACCGTTTTTAACCAGAACCTCGGCAGCTGGACTTTAAATAAAGATGTGAATTTAACTGGACTTTTATCTTCTGCGGGATTAAACTGCGAAAATTACAGTAAAACTCTGAAAGGATGGGCGGAAAACAGTGATACACCCATTGGCAGAACCTTTAATCCACCAGGATTAAAATACGGCAAAGAGGGAAAGGTATACAGAGACTTTCTTACAAAATCTGCAGTCCAAGGCGGCAAAGGCTGGAATATCTATGGAGATGCCTATGACAGCACCTGTAACGGCACCTTATCTGTAACAGACCTTGGCGAAAAAAATGTGAAGCTCTACCCAAATCCGGTAAAAGACAGGCTTCATTTCTCGGAAGAAGTATCTAATATTAAGATAACAGACCTTACGGGGCGAATGGTAAAAGGAATTGCAGCCTCTGTAAAGACAGCGGATGTTGCCCATCTAGCTAAAGGCGTTTACCTTATTTCTGCCACTACGAAAGAAGGCAAAGTGATCAGCAAAAAGATTGTGAAGGAATAA
- a CDS encoding tetratricopeptide repeat protein codes for MTRPAKILFLSLLCFFLPSGIFAQHQKLLDSLERLSPIERQRVIYGYAESKADELNPKEKRLIFFEQIRKFAVQKKDRDLLLHLQLMKRKQSEVMDFPRAEREQKCRACIEKHKDSGDLLFRAFCHHELGQILFQNQDYAQAFDHDLKALEIYKKIGYQNVPNIGKILHEIALHHYFFQDYEEVIKLMRISLRFPPFSESLDIQRYNNLGMSYMNLKMNDKARYFLNRAIIAANQYQNEVWKGILYGNMGNLYFKEEKYNSALVYYRRNFELNKNESRHSTVKINSHSNMAKAHLALGNIAQSDQFLKMVENSLNILQTDPSYNGAKHVGERQQIENAKKLYFETKINYLKKTGGFPEAVKYQDSLMNLHKDIDAKYNAAVGKMASHRLTIRNKELQLAHKEQEKLKQRLIYSTLILLVLVMGGIGYFN; via the coding sequence ATGACAAGGCCTGCAAAGATTTTATTTTTAAGTTTACTCTGTTTTTTTCTTCCGTCCGGCATTTTTGCCCAGCATCAAAAACTTCTTGATTCTCTGGAACGTCTTTCGCCCATCGAGAGGCAGAGGGTTATTTATGGATATGCAGAGTCCAAAGCTGATGAGTTGAATCCAAAAGAAAAGCGTCTGATCTTTTTTGAGCAGATCCGGAAGTTTGCAGTTCAGAAAAAAGACCGGGACCTGCTCCTGCATCTTCAGTTGATGAAAAGAAAACAAAGCGAAGTCATGGATTTTCCCAGAGCAGAACGGGAACAGAAATGCAGAGCATGTATAGAAAAGCATAAAGATTCCGGCGATTTGCTTTTTCGGGCATTTTGCCACCACGAGCTGGGACAGATTTTGTTTCAGAACCAAGACTACGCTCAGGCTTTTGATCATGATCTGAAAGCTTTGGAAATCTATAAGAAAATAGGGTACCAGAACGTTCCCAACATCGGAAAAATTCTTCACGAGATTGCCTTGCATCACTACTTTTTTCAGGATTATGAAGAAGTGATAAAACTGATGCGGATTTCGCTCCGTTTTCCCCCGTTCAGCGAAAGCCTGGATATCCAGCGTTACAATAATCTGGGAATGTCTTACATGAATCTCAAAATGAATGATAAAGCCAGATATTTTCTGAACAGAGCCATTATTGCGGCCAACCAATATCAAAATGAGGTATGGAAAGGGATACTATATGGCAACATGGGAAATTTGTATTTTAAGGAAGAAAAATACAATTCGGCTTTGGTCTATTACCGCCGGAATTTCGAATTAAACAAAAACGAAAGCAGGCACTCAACGGTAAAGATCAATTCACATAGTAATATGGCAAAAGCGCATCTTGCTTTGGGTAACATCGCTCAGTCAGATCAATTTTTGAAAATGGTGGAAAATTCTCTGAATATACTGCAGACCGACCCTTCTTATAATGGTGCAAAGCACGTGGGAGAACGCCAGCAAATAGAAAATGCTAAGAAATTATACTTCGAGACCAAAATAAATTACCTGAAAAAAACTGGCGGTTTCCCGGAAGCGGTGAAATATCAGGACAGTCTGATGAACCTCCACAAAGATATCGATGCAAAATACAACGCTGCAGTAGGAAAAATGGCATCCCATAGGTTGACCATCCGAAACAAAGAGTTGCAGCTTGCTCACAAAGAACAGGAAAAATTAAAACAGAGGCTGATATACTCAACTTTGATTCTTCTGGTTTTGGTTATGGGAGGTATTGGCTACTTCAACTAA
- a CDS encoding helix-turn-helix transcriptional regulator gives MEKQKVQQQLAHTKKEINHFVSRINEQNQMVSNFETKLEKLKNLKNDEQRNIREKLDKMKKVKILTDEDWIGFQNNFDAIFPDFTDILKGNSPDMTASEMRYLMLIKLKFSHKEMARALGVSDNAIRVTWSRVRKRLNGTLEDTPEDLIKRLFTRENAV, from the coding sequence TTGGAGAAACAAAAGGTTCAACAGCAACTGGCACATACGAAAAAGGAAATCAATCACTTTGTTTCCAGAATCAATGAGCAAAACCAGATGGTTTCCAATTTTGAAACAAAACTGGAAAAACTAAAGAATCTGAAAAACGACGAGCAAAGAAATATCCGTGAAAAACTGGATAAAATGAAAAAAGTAAAAATCCTGACCGATGAAGACTGGATCGGCTTTCAGAATAATTTCGATGCCATTTTTCCTGATTTCACAGATATTTTAAAAGGCAACTCGCCGGATATGACCGCTTCCGAAATGAGATATCTGATGTTGATAAAACTCAAGTTTTCTCATAAAGAAATGGCCCGGGCTTTAGGGGTTTCCGATAATGCGATACGGGTAACCTGGAGCCGTGTCCGCAAAAGACTTAACGGAACTTTAGAGGATACCCCTGAGGATTTGATAAAAAGATTATTTACAAGAGAAAATGCAGTGTAG
- the pckA gene encoding phosphoenolpyruvate carboxykinase (ATP), which produces MKNIKIIQQLHNLGITGYEEVSYNPSYEELYTAEMSCKNAGFEKGAVTKSGAVAVKTGVFTGRSPKDRFIVKDDVSKDTIHWDGKVNLPTTPQIFESCKDLVLKQLSSSKKIYVVDAFCGTNPDTRLKVRFIMEVAWQAHFVTNMFIRPSNFELENFGEPDFIVMNGSKTTNPNWKEQGLNSENFVMFNLTERIQIIGGTWYGGEMKKGMFAIMNYYLPLKGMASMHCSANVGEEGDVALFFGLSGTGKTTLSADPKRYLIGDDEHGWDDNGVFNFEGGCYAKVIDLSEDKEPDIFKAIRRDSLLENVVVNEYGEADYTDNSITENTRVSYPIYHISKIVLPSKAGHAKKIVYLSADAFGVLPPVSVLDEDQAQYHFLCGYTSKLAGTERGITEPEPSFSPAFGEAFLTLHPTMYSKTLIGKMKEHGAKAYLVNTGWNGTGKRISLKDTRAIIDAIIDGSIDNAGKITIPVMNLQIPTALPNVSEGILDPRSTYASASEWEVKAKDLAARYIKNFEQYCDNDEARRLVEAGPQL; this is translated from the coding sequence ATGAAGAACATTAAAATCATCCAACAACTCCATAATCTCGGGATTACCGGTTACGAAGAAGTATCTTATAATCCGAGCTACGAAGAATTGTACACTGCGGAAATGTCCTGCAAAAATGCGGGTTTCGAAAAAGGTGCCGTGACCAAATCTGGAGCTGTGGCTGTAAAAACCGGTGTCTTTACCGGACGTTCACCGAAAGACCGTTTTATTGTAAAAGACGATGTAAGCAAAGATACCATTCATTGGGATGGTAAAGTCAACTTACCAACCACTCCGCAAATTTTTGAAAGTTGTAAGGATTTGGTTTTGAAGCAATTGTCTTCGTCCAAAAAAATATATGTGGTTGATGCATTTTGCGGCACCAATCCTGATACAAGACTGAAAGTCCGTTTCATTATGGAGGTTGCATGGCAGGCCCATTTCGTGACCAATATGTTTATCCGTCCTTCTAACTTTGAATTGGAAAATTTCGGCGAGCCGGATTTCATCGTGATGAACGGTTCTAAAACAACCAATCCAAACTGGAAAGAACAGGGATTGAATTCTGAGAATTTCGTGATGTTCAATCTGACCGAAAGAATACAGATTATCGGCGGAACATGGTACGGAGGAGAAATGAAGAAAGGCATGTTTGCCATTATGAATTATTACCTTCCGCTAAAAGGAATGGCATCGATGCATTGTTCTGCAAATGTGGGTGAAGAAGGAGATGTTGCTTTGTTCTTCGGTCTTTCAGGAACCGGTAAAACAACGCTTTCTGCAGATCCAAAAAGATATTTGATTGGTGACGATGAGCATGGCTGGGACGACAACGGAGTTTTCAACTTTGAAGGCGGTTGTTATGCAAAAGTAATCGACCTTTCAGAAGACAAAGAACCGGATATTTTCAAAGCGATCAGAAGAGATTCTCTGTTGGAAAATGTGGTCGTTAACGAGTATGGAGAGGCAGATTACACCGATAATTCAATTACCGAAAACACCAGAGTTTCTTACCCGATTTATCATATCAGCAAAATTGTATTGCCATCAAAAGCAGGACATGCTAAGAAGATTGTTTATTTGTCAGCAGACGCATTTGGAGTATTGCCGCCGGTTTCTGTATTAGACGAAGATCAGGCACAATACCATTTCCTTTGTGGATATACCTCAAAATTAGCGGGCACAGAAAGAGGGATTACAGAACCGGAACCATCATTTTCTCCGGCATTTGGTGAGGCATTCTTAACGTTGCACCCGACCATGTATTCTAAAACCTTAATCGGGAAAATGAAAGAACACGGTGCAAAAGCTTATTTGGTAAACACCGGCTGGAACGGAACTGGAAAAAGAATCTCTTTGAAAGACACCCGTGCAATCATCGATGCTATTATTGATGGATCAATCGACAATGCAGGAAAAATAACAATTCCTGTAATGAATTTGCAAATCCCTACTGCATTGCCAAATGTTTCAGAAGGGATCCTGGACCCACGATCAACTTACGCAAGCGCTTCTGAATGGGAGGTTAAAGCGAAAGATCTGGCAGCGCGTTACATCAAAAACTTCGAACAATATTGTGATAATGATGAGGCGAGAAGATTAGTAGAAGCAGGACCGCAACTTTAG
- a CDS encoding GYDIA family GHMP kinase, translating into MIFSHGKLLLTSEYVVLDGALALALPTKWGQEFFVSENPDGRSLVHWTALHQGKPWLNATLDYRNGTVLNTNIPGSAEFILKVLMKVKELSASKLKSNTSYSIKTDLQFPANFGLGSSSTLMNNLAQWAAVDAFRLNESCLGGSGYDIAVAQEKSAILYQNQPERIIQKIDFDPDFKKDLIFIHLNQKQNSREGINLYRSREKSAELIEEFSQITHQVLEAKSLENFSDLMILHESKLSDFLGIETVKEKHFENCPGFVKSLGAWGGDFVMSSKFLGFEDYFRGKGFSTVFAFEDLIY; encoded by the coding sequence ATGATTTTTTCCCACGGAAAATTATTGCTCACGTCTGAATATGTCGTCCTCGATGGCGCCTTGGCTCTTGCTCTTCCTACAAAATGGGGGCAGGAGTTTTTTGTTTCAGAAAACCCCGATGGCAGATCATTAGTTCATTGGACAGCACTTCATCAGGGCAAACCCTGGCTGAATGCAACTTTGGATTATCGTAACGGAACCGTGCTCAATACGAATATTCCCGGGTCAGCCGAATTTATTTTAAAGGTTTTAATGAAAGTTAAAGAACTTTCTGCTTCTAAATTAAAGAGTAACACTTCTTATTCTATAAAGACGGATTTACAGTTTCCAGCGAATTTCGGTTTGGGGAGCAGTTCTACTTTAATGAATAATTTGGCACAATGGGCAGCAGTCGACGCTTTCCGACTCAATGAATCCTGTTTGGGAGGAAGCGGTTACGATATAGCGGTGGCACAGGAAAAGTCTGCAATTCTCTACCAAAATCAACCTGAAAGGATTATTCAGAAAATCGATTTTGATCCCGATTTTAAAAAGGATTTAATTTTCATTCATCTCAACCAAAAGCAAAACAGCCGGGAAGGGATTAATCTCTATCGGTCCAGAGAAAAATCAGCTGAGCTTATTGAAGAATTTTCGCAAATTACGCATCAGGTTTTAGAGGCGAAATCTTTAGAAAATTTTTCAGATTTAATGATCTTACACGAAAGTAAATTGAGCGACTTCCTCGGAATTGAAACGGTAAAAGAAAAGCATTTCGAAAACTGCCCCGGTTTCGTGAAAAGCCTAGGAGCTTGGGGTGGAGATTTTGTAATGAGTTCAAAGTTTTTAGGTTTTGAGGATTATTTTCGGGGAAAGGGTTTTTCCACTGTCTTTGCGTTTGAAGATTTAATTTACTGA
- the fabD gene encoding ACP S-malonyltransferase: MKALVFPGQGSQYVGMGKELYESRKDIKDLMDSANKILGFDILSVMFNGSEEDLKKTEVTQPAIFIYSVAALKTALNGVAPEMVAGHSLGEFSALVANGVLSFEDGLKLVSTRAKAMQEACDANPSSMAAILGLADDLVEKICEETPGIVVPANYNCPGQLVISGETAAVELACQNMKNAGAKRALMLPVNGAFHSPLMKPAQEKLAEAIHNTKFYKPTMPVYQNITTTAVTDPDEIKLNLIAQLTGPVKWTQSVQNMIQRGATSFVEVGPGKTLQGLIKKINNTVEVSSAI; this comes from the coding sequence ATGAAAGCACTTGTATTTCCTGGACAAGGTTCACAATATGTCGGGATGGGAAAAGAATTATATGAATCCCGTAAAGACATCAAAGATTTGATGGATTCTGCCAATAAAATTTTAGGATTCGATATTCTTTCGGTCATGTTTAATGGTTCAGAAGAAGATCTGAAAAAAACCGAAGTTACGCAGCCTGCGATATTCATCTACTCTGTTGCTGCTCTGAAAACTGCCCTGAACGGCGTGGCGCCGGAAATGGTTGCCGGCCATTCTTTGGGCGAATTTTCTGCGTTGGTGGCCAACGGAGTTTTAAGTTTTGAAGACGGTTTGAAGTTGGTTTCTACGCGTGCAAAAGCAATGCAGGAAGCGTGTGACGCCAACCCAAGTTCCATGGCAGCGATCCTCGGTCTTGCTGATGATCTTGTGGAAAAAATCTGTGAAGAAACTCCCGGAATCGTGGTTCCTGCCAATTACAACTGTCCCGGACAACTGGTGATTTCAGGTGAAACTGCGGCGGTAGAACTGGCTTGCCAAAACATGAAAAATGCGGGTGCAAAACGTGCCTTAATGCTTCCAGTAAACGGCGCTTTTCATTCCCCTTTGATGAAGCCTGCACAGGAAAAATTAGCTGAAGCCATTCACAATACCAAATTTTACAAACCGACAATGCCGGTTTACCAAAACATCACTACAACCGCAGTGACTGATCCTGATGAAATTAAACTTAATCTGATTGCACAGTTAACGGGACCGGTAAAATGGACGCAGTCTGTACAGAATATGATTCAAAGAGGGGCGACTTCTTTCGTGGAAGTGGGTCCTGGAAAAACTTTGCAGGGATTAATTAAAAAAATTAATAATACCGTAGAAGTTTCTTCTGCCATTTAA
- a CDS encoding amino acid ABC transporter substrate-binding protein, whose protein sequence is MIKKFFILAGLTAIAGLSAQKTHTVVKGDTPYNIAKRYAMTVDDLVKLNPSSKDGKVSVGDILVINRSAATAVSTPQKAVSSAAKLGKIILKPKQTIYGITKQYQISETELRTLNPELDSHLKIGDEVTLPLANIQKFGDAQQGAVAVAEPAKTVSQPDPEPEKTPAAVTVAANDENAYTVQPKDNYYKLSRKFNLNQKELFALNPGLEEKGLQPGDVIQVKGMGSSEQEKSEVQTTAVSQSASAPTYSTTSVADDYVTYTVQAGDTVFGILNKFGITLDDLLSLNPNLSQGLKSGMVLKIKKLDSAYVKKSGNALNVVIMLPFGFDSNDSKYRTLSLDFLAGAKLAIEQNTKSGKSLDVKIIDAGNEKSFINSLTQINRDNTDLIIGPFFKSNVLQVLDYVKSSKIPVVAPFANSEDLWSYQNLIIIETSDFVYADRIVKEVKDAFSDQKIYIVADADQTYAKYLETNLKKNLKNANIILVKSAADIQPDQNMMTGKPAPVIAILANKNDDAGDAFANRMIALSKEVDGLKSFSMYYSPMFEKKIDELSQSNLVYIMDRKIDTDGVFEKQILEAYKKKYCKTPSKYAVIGFDVVNDMLSRENKKGEIFKQMNKVQTQLATKFEFEKTKNGAYVNKGYRVIRLIPN, encoded by the coding sequence ATGATCAAAAAGTTTTTTATTTTAGCTGGTCTCACAGCAATAGCAGGTTTGTCTGCCCAGAAAACCCATACCGTGGTGAAGGGAGATACTCCTTATAATATCGCGAAAAGATATGCCATGACCGTTGATGATTTGGTGAAATTAAATCCCAGTTCAAAAGACGGTAAAGTATCGGTCGGCGATATTTTGGTGATTAACAGGTCGGCTGCAACTGCCGTATCGACACCGCAAAAAGCTGTATCATCTGCCGCTAAATTAGGAAAAATCATCCTGAAACCGAAGCAAACGATTTACGGGATTACCAAGCAATATCAGATTTCCGAAACCGAGTTAAGAACCCTGAATCCTGAACTGGATTCCCACCTGAAAATCGGTGACGAAGTAACTTTACCATTAGCCAATATTCAGAAATTTGGTGATGCTCAGCAAGGTGCTGTTGCAGTAGCGGAACCTGCAAAAACGGTTTCACAACCAGATCCCGAACCTGAAAAAACTCCTGCCGCCGTTACAGTTGCAGCAAATGACGAAAACGCTTATACCGTTCAGCCAAAAGACAATTACTATAAATTATCCCGCAAATTTAATTTAAATCAAAAGGAACTTTTCGCGTTGAATCCAGGTTTGGAAGAAAAAGGGCTGCAGCCTGGTGATGTTATTCAGGTAAAAGGAATGGGGTCTTCTGAACAGGAAAAGTCAGAAGTGCAAACGACGGCCGTTTCACAGAGCGCTTCCGCGCCAACTTATTCTACAACATCGGTTGCGGATGATTATGTTACTTATACCGTTCAGGCAGGTGATACCGTATTCGGGATTTTGAATAAATTCGGAATCACACTGGATGATTTATTGTCTTTGAACCCGAACTTATCGCAAGGTTTGAAATCCGGAATGGTTTTGAAAATTAAGAAATTGGATTCTGCCTATGTTAAGAAATCCGGAAATGCGCTGAATGTTGTAATTATGCTTCCTTTTGGTTTTGACAGCAATGATTCGAAATACAGAACTTTGTCTCTGGACTTTCTCGCTGGTGCAAAATTAGCCATTGAGCAAAATACAAAAAGTGGTAAAAGCTTGGATGTCAAGATAATTGATGCCGGCAACGAGAAAAGTTTTATAAATTCTTTAACCCAAATCAATAGAGATAATACTGATTTAATTATCGGCCCGTTTTTTAAATCCAATGTGTTACAGGTTCTGGATTATGTGAAAAGCAGCAAAATACCTGTAGTAGCACCTTTTGCAAATTCAGAAGATCTGTGGTCTTACCAGAATCTGATCATTATTGAAACAAGTGATTTCGTGTATGCAGACCGAATTGTGAAGGAAGTAAAAGATGCCTTCTCGGATCAGAAAATCTATATTGTTGCAGACGCAGATCAAACCTATGCAAAGTATCTGGAAACCAATCTGAAAAAGAATTTAAAAAACGCAAATATTATTTTGGTAAAATCGGCCGCCGATATTCAGCCTGATCAAAATATGATGACCGGAAAACCAGCACCTGTTATTGCCATTTTAGCAAATAAAAATGATGATGCCGGAGATGCATTTGCCAACAGAATGATTGCTCTTTCCAAAGAAGTCGATGGACTGAAATCCTTCAGCATGTACTATTCTCCAATGTTTGAGAAAAAGATAGATGAATTGAGCCAAAGTAATCTGGTATATATAATGGACCGGAAAATAGATACCGACGGCGTTTTCGAAAAACAAATTCTGGAAGCTTACAAAAAGAAATATTGTAAAACCCCCTCAAAATACGCGGTCATCGGTTTTGATGTCGTCAATGATATGTTGAGCCGCGAGAATAAAAAAGGAGAAATTTTCAAACAAATGAATAAAGTGCAAACACAATTGGCTACAAAGTTTGAATTTGAAAAAACAAAAAACGGAGCATACGTCAACAAAGGATACCGCGTGATACGGTTGATTCCTAATTAA
- the bshC gene encoding bacillithiol biosynthesis cysteine-adding enzyme BshC has protein sequence MKKLTNIPFLEIEGIPLLIKDFLTQKIAGFEPQFFNLENIEKQFLQKEKSFSSGKRKVLCEVLQNQYADFPQSEKQQSNLKHLALEETFTVTTGHQLNLFTGPVFFIYKILQTIKLAEFLNAKFPAKNFVPLFWLASEDHDFEEINHFKTENNYYETKAKSGGAVGRIMVEDDFFIAQFEEEFKDSVFGTELILLLKRAYKKGNTLSQATRIIVHELFADYGLLVLDGDEAKLKREMKTVFRDELLNQNLFETTKSTVDFLSGKYGKVQVNPREINLFYLSETRDRIAFEHDQFVLVDKDISFSKEGILNELENHPERFSPNALMRPVYQETILPNIAYVGGNAEIMYWLELRDYFEKLGLPFPILIPRNSMLMIAEKTVSKAENLGLKINDFFRNFAAVTKHILLNDNEILPLLNQQETQLKDQFIRLKAKAGSTEKTFANLVEAEQTRQLKSFDRMKKRLLRAEKIKHREKLERLENLFLKIHPGNTWQERTYNFSVFYSDFGNEWLHNCYDALEVENSELIIFTI, from the coding sequence GTGAAAAAACTAACCAACATTCCTTTTTTAGAAATTGAGGGCATTCCTTTGCTTATTAAAGATTTTCTGACGCAAAAAATTGCCGGTTTCGAACCGCAGTTTTTTAACCTTGAAAATATTGAAAAGCAGTTTCTACAAAAAGAGAAATCTTTCTCTTCGGGGAAAAGGAAAGTGCTTTGCGAAGTTTTACAAAATCAATATGCCGATTTTCCACAGTCGGAAAAACAGCAATCTAATCTGAAGCATTTAGCATTAGAAGAAACTTTCACCGTCACAACCGGTCATCAGTTAAACCTTTTTACCGGTCCGGTTTTCTTTATTTATAAAATTTTACAGACCATTAAATTGGCGGAGTTTTTAAACGCAAAATTTCCGGCTAAGAATTTCGTCCCTTTATTTTGGCTGGCTTCGGAAGATCATGATTTTGAAGAAATCAATCATTTCAAAACGGAAAATAATTATTACGAAACCAAAGCAAAATCAGGGGGCGCAGTCGGCAGAATTATGGTGGAAGATGACTTTTTTATTGCTCAGTTTGAAGAAGAATTCAAAGATTCGGTTTTCGGGACTGAACTCATTTTATTGTTAAAGCGCGCCTATAAAAAAGGAAATACACTTTCACAAGCAACCAGAATTATCGTGCACGAACTTTTTGCGGACTACGGTTTATTGGTTCTTGATGGAGATGAAGCGAAATTGAAAAGGGAAATGAAAACGGTTTTCAGGGATGAACTGCTGAACCAAAATTTATTTGAAACCACAAAAAGTACGGTTGATTTCTTAAGCGGAAAATACGGAAAGGTTCAGGTCAATCCGCGCGAGATTAATCTGTTTTATCTTTCAGAAACACGGGACAGGATTGCTTTTGAACATGACCAATTTGTTCTCGTTGATAAAGACATATCTTTTAGTAAAGAGGGAATTTTAAACGAATTAGAAAATCATCCGGAACGGTTTAGCCCGAATGCTTTGATGCGGCCGGTGTATCAGGAAACCATTTTGCCCAATATTGCCTACGTCGGTGGGAATGCCGAAATCATGTATTGGCTGGAACTGCGGGATTATTTTGAAAAACTCGGCCTCCCGTTCCCGATCCTTATTCCAAGAAATTCTATGTTGATGATTGCTGAAAAAACGGTTTCGAAGGCTGAAAATTTAGGTTTGAAAATTAATGATTTTTTCAGAAATTTTGCGGCCGTCACCAAGCATATTTTATTAAACGACAATGAAATTCTACCCTTGTTAAATCAACAGGAAACGCAGTTAAAAGACCAGTTCATCCGTTTGAAAGCAAAAGCAGGATCAACCGAGAAAACCTTTGCGAATCTGGTGGAAGCCGAACAGACCCGACAGTTGAAATCTTTTGACCGAATGAAAAAAAGACTGCTCCGCGCCGAGAAAATCAAACACAGGGAAAAACTGGAACGCTTAGAAAATTTGTTCCTCAAGATTCATCCGGGAAACACCTGGCAGGAAAGGACTTATAATTTTTCTGTATTCTACTCAGACTTTGGCAATGAGTGGCTTCATAATTGTTATGACGCATTGGAGGTTGAAAACTCAGAATTAATAATTTTTACTATTTAA